From Candidatus Bathyarchaeota archaeon, a single genomic window includes:
- a CDS encoding zinc ribbon domain-containing protein, which yields MVKTNSIDCAFYIVGAVAELNIGAWIVVPPPFLQRYLSCPRCGRRVSIVSNYCNFCGVLLRPESVWAFASRICSKCKSRIPFVARFCPECGQKQ from the coding sequence CTGGTCAAAACTAATAGCATAGACTGTGCATTTTATATTGTGGGTGCAGTGGCTGAGTTGAACATCGGAGCCTGGATTGTTGTCCCTCCTCCTTTTCTTCAACGATACTTGAGTTGCCCAAGATGTGGGAGACGCGTTTCCATAGTTTCCAATTATTGCAACTTCTGTGGAGTCTTGCTACGTCCTGAATCAGTGTGGGCTTTTGCGTCTAGAATCTGTTCCAAATGTAAGAGTCGAATTCCTTTCGTAGCCCGATTCTGTCCTGAATGTGGACAAAAGCAATGA
- a CDS encoding aminopeptidase, whose protein sequence is MITKEKIVKCAEAIVNGMNLKKGEAVLIRGGTHAQELLEEIGILCYKRGASPIISATSDSYSARVYDEIPKESLEITPKHYLGMVKEIDAYIIVEPFQDPEIQTKFSREKMATRQKATVPIRKELYGEETGRGKKWTYAGWPTPESAKFYGIDYDALERLIIEGMMVPASTLKENCSRLAKRLWGKDVLHITDGKGTDLTCKIKGRRINEDDGVVDDHDIEINDLGNNLPAGELFIAPHETVGEGTIYCPITIDRFSNKIIKDVTLHFKNGKLLLDECKAGTNRDQMIDSFNRCLEIDKKEKEVRTMNIAELGIGCNPAIDRAIGYILTDEKLGGSVHVAFGSNFSYGGTSKSSMHWDFVTHPSATIEVVDTKETIMRDGKIL, encoded by the coding sequence ATGATTACGAAAGAAAAAATTGTGAAGTGCGCCGAGGCTATTGTAAACGGTATGAACCTCAAGAAGGGAGAAGCTGTTCTCATACGCGGAGGCACTCATGCTCAAGAGTTGCTTGAAGAAATCGGCATCCTCTGCTACAAACGTGGCGCCTCTCCAATAATTTCAGCTACCTCCGACAGTTACTCAGCAAGAGTGTACGACGAGATTCCGAAAGAAAGCCTTGAAATCACTCCCAAACACTACTTAGGAATGGTCAAAGAAATAGATGCATACATCATCGTCGAACCCTTCCAAGATCCGGAGATTCAGACCAAGTTTTCCCGAGAGAAGATGGCTACAAGGCAAAAAGCTACTGTTCCCATTCGAAAAGAGCTTTACGGCGAGGAAACTGGTAGAGGCAAAAAATGGACTTATGCTGGCTGGCCTACGCCTGAATCGGCAAAATTCTACGGCATAGATTACGACGCGTTAGAGCGTTTGATCATTGAAGGCATGATGGTGCCTGCTTCGACGCTGAAAGAAAACTGTTCTAGGCTGGCTAAACGTTTATGGGGAAAAGATGTGCTTCACATAACTGACGGAAAGGGCACAGATCTCACCTGCAAGATTAAGGGGAGACGCATCAACGAGGATGACGGCGTAGTCGATGACCATGATATAGAAATTAACGATTTAGGCAATAACCTGCCAGCTGGAGAACTTTTCATTGCGCCACATGAAACAGTAGGCGAGGGAACCATATACTGCCCCATCACCATTGACCGTTTCAGCAACAAAATCATCAAAGACGTGACGCTTCACTTTAAGAACGGAAAGTTGTTGCTAGACGAGTGTAAGGCGGGAACCAATCGTGACCAAATGATTGATTCCTTTAATCGATGCTTGGAAATCGACAAGAAAGAGAAAGAAGTCCGAACAATGAACATCGCAGAGTTGGGTATAGGCTGCAACCCTGCAATTGACAGGGCAATCGGCTACATTCTCACGGACGAGAAGTTAGGCGGTTCAGTTCACGTTGCCTTCGGCTCAAACTTCAGTTATGGCGGAACGTCGAAGTCGAGTATGCATTGGGATTTTGTAACTCATCCGAGCGCAACGATTGAAGTGGTCGACACTAAGGAAACTATAATGAGGGACGGAAAGATTCTTTAA
- a CDS encoding ribbon-helix-helix protein, CopG family, with translation MTLYFFVLCGYMGTVTTVRFDEELLKKVDKLAKIEHVDRSTILRKAAELGLRELVLQRALDVYRRGLVSVWKAAELADVPLWRFLDVLKERGIGFKTSEEDLREMIEEYL, from the coding sequence ATGACGTTGTATTTTTTTGTATTGTGTGGTTATATGGGAACTGTTACCACTGTGAGGTTTGACGAGGAACTATTAAAAAAAGTGGACAAGCTGGCTAAAATAGAGCATGTTGATAGAAGCACTATACTTCGTAAGGCAGCTGAGTTGGGCTTAAGAGAGCTTGTACTTCAACGTGCTTTGGATGTTTATAGGCGGGGGCTTGTCTCCGTGTGGAAGGCAGCTGAGTTAGCTGACGTACCTTTGTGGCGTTTCCTCGATGTTTTGAAGGAGAGAGGAATCGGTTTCAAGACTTCCGAGGAAGATTTGAGGGAGATGATTGAGGAGTATTTATGA